A section of the Tenrec ecaudatus isolate mTenEca1 chromosome 10, mTenEca1.hap1, whole genome shotgun sequence genome encodes:
- the LOC142459145 gene encoding protein CutA homolog, protein MDKLGSRCPLPSCPRPSVLGCFLVLAAASFLTYPMLRTLTLQLHSTVTGSYVSGTYSVVFANCPNEQIARDIARALLDKRLAASVNILPKAASLYFWKGEVEEVTEILMLIKTKTSKVHLLSSYIRLLHPFEIPEVFSFPMDQGDGHFFKWLEEGMQEN, encoded by the exons ATGGACAAACTGGGTTCGCggtgccctctgcccagctgcccGCGGCCCTCTGTCCTCGGGTGCTTCCTG GTCCTGGCGGCAGCTTCCTTCCTGACATACCCCATGCTCCGGACCCTTACCCTGCAGCTCCATTCAACTGTCACTGGCAGCTATGTCTCAGGCACGTACTCTGTTGTCTTTGCCAACTGTCCCAATGAGCAAATTGCCAGAGACATTGCCAG GGCCCTGCTGGATAAGAGACTGGCTGCCTCTGTGAACATCCTGCCCAAGGCCGCCTCCCT GTACTTCTGGAAGGGAGAGGTCGAAGAAGTCACTGAAATCCTAATG tTAATAAAGACAAAGACTTCCAAGGTCCACTTGCTTTCCAGCTACATCAG GTTGTTGCATCCTTTTGAAATCCCAGAAGTCTTcagttttcccatggaccaaGGAGATGGGCACTTTTTTAAGTGGCTTGAGGAGGGCATGCAGGAAAACTGA